A section of the Clostridium felsineum DSM 794 genome encodes:
- a CDS encoding O-antigen ligase family protein: MGSGKVVNIDLDRKFRSDDRFIVIMISLITFLVPLIVFLKVTKLQSNLLKNLTGLQYSFDFFSYYKMILFILLSAILLIYFLYRVVRKDIFLTKTKFYIPIITYGAFIIISTIFSQYKDISVFGYVERYEGMLVLLFYLIDTFIVINSVSSEKSFEIILKSLMCSAFIIGVIGISQIVGHDFFQSFFGRRIILPGEYKAYADGLSFSFPKGTVYGTLYNPDYVGSYMGMIVGLSFILCLCIKDRKYKVMSAIIGIIAFVDIIGSNSRAGLVGAVIALIISLIFIRKKIRKNVLLGIIPLIIVVVILGGLSIKGSTTIINKLKTTASELGKISGGSDYEKQSIGSGRGYIWGQSFKLLKSTIIVGHGPDSFAAFFPKNDPNRRVLKTVIIDKPHNMYFQIAINTGVMSLIAVLALFIMYVVTSFKLYIKADIDNFYDIFGLAVFIAFLSYIITAIFNDSVISVAPVFWILLGIGISANITKKIN, encoded by the coding sequence TTGGGTAGTGGAAAAGTGGTAAATATTGATTTAGATAGAAAGTTTAGAAGTGATGATAGGTTTATTGTAATAATGATAAGCTTGATTACATTTTTAGTACCACTAATTGTATTTTTAAAAGTTACAAAGTTACAAAGTAATTTACTTAAAAACTTAACAGGTCTTCAATATAGTTTTGATTTCTTTTCATATTATAAAATGATTTTATTTATATTGCTTAGTGCCATTCTTTTAATATATTTTTTATATAGGGTTGTAAGGAAAGATATTTTTCTTACTAAGACAAAATTCTATATTCCAATTATTACATATGGGGCGTTTATAATAATATCTACTATTTTTTCACAATATAAAGACATATCTGTGTTTGGATATGTAGAAAGATATGAAGGAATGCTTGTGCTTTTATTTTATTTAATAGATACTTTTATTGTAATTAATTCTGTTTCTAGTGAAAAGAGTTTTGAGATTATATTAAAGAGTTTAATGTGTTCTGCATTTATCATAGGTGTTATAGGAATATCACAGATAGTTGGACATGACTTTTTTCAAAGCTTTTTTGGAAGGCGTATAATTCTACCAGGAGAGTATAAGGCTTATGCAGATGGATTGAGTTTTAGCTTTCCAAAGGGTACAGTTTATGGAACTTTATATAATCCGGATTATGTAGGAAGCTATATGGGGATGATTGTGGGATTATCATTTATATTATGTTTGTGTATAAAAGATAGAAAATATAAAGTTATGAGTGCAATTATAGGTATTATAGCGTTTGTAGATATAATAGGGAGTAATTCAAGAGCTGGACTAGTTGGAGCAGTTATAGCACTAATTATATCACTTATATTTATAAGAAAAAAAATAAGAAAAAATGTCTTGTTGGGGATTATTCCATTGATAATAGTAGTTGTGATACTTGGCGGGCTGAGTATAAAGGGAAGTACCACTATAATAAATAAGTTAAAAACTACTGCTTCTGAATTAGGCAAGATAAGTGGTGGTAGTGATTATGAAAAACAAAGTATAGGATCTGGAAGAGGTTACATATGGGGACAATCCTTTAAGTTATTAAAAAGTACAATAATTGTAGGACATGGACCTGATAGTTTTGCAGCATTTTTTCCTAAGAATGATCCTAATAGAAGGGTATTAAAAACTGTAATTATAGACAAGCCTCATAATATGTATTTTCAGATAGCTATAAATACAGGAGTTATGTCGCTAATAGCAGTACTTGCACTATTTATAATGTATGTAGTAACAAGCTTTAAACTATATATTAAAGCTGATATTGATAATTTCTACGATATATTTGGATTAGCAGTGTTTATAGCATTTTTAAGCTATATAATAACAGCGATTTTTAATGATAGTGTTATATCTGTGGCTCCAGTATTTTGGATACTTTTAGGTATTGGAATCAGTGCAAATATAACTAAAAAAATAAATTGA
- the sufU gene encoding Fe-S cluster assembly sulfur transfer protein SufU encodes MDLNSLYTEIITEHNASSHNKHELQDATVVENGHNPSCGDEITLQLKIENNIVEDAAFVGVGCAISQASTSIMIDLIKGKTVEEAKKLVDTFIGMIKRDITDEAELEQLEDALAFKNISNMPARVKCAVLAWHTFEECLNNKK; translated from the coding sequence ATGGATCTTAATTCTCTATATACAGAAATAATTACTGAACATAATGCATCAAGTCATAATAAACATGAACTTCAAGATGCCACTGTGGTTGAAAATGGCCATAATCCAAGCTGTGGAGATGAAATAACGCTTCAACTTAAAATTGAAAATAACATTGTTGAAGATGCTGCCTTTGTTGGCGTTGGATGTGCTATTTCTCAAGCTTCTACCTCTATAATGATAGACCTTATAAAAGGTAAAACTGTAGAAGAAGCTAAAAAACTAGTAGATACTTTCATCGGAATGATAAAAAGAGATATAACAGATGAAGCTGAACTTGAACAGCTTGAAGATGCTTTAGCATTCAAAAACATTTCAAATATGCCTGCTCGTGTAAAATGTGCTGTACTTGCATGGCATACTTTTGAAGAATGTCTTAACAATAAAAAATAA